One segment of Macrotis lagotis isolate mMagLag1 chromosome 1, bilby.v1.9.chrom.fasta, whole genome shotgun sequence DNA contains the following:
- the SYCN gene encoding syncollin — translation MAPLLLLSLLLQALLGAIPGAQAECPAPAVLKPADGPRLCARLYDKSDPYYENCCAGAELSLEPGTDLPYLPSDWHRTASSLVVGPRCEITVWSRKGKAGKTRKFSSGSYPRLAEFRLGIFGDWNNAIAALYCKCT, via the coding sequence ATGGCACCACTTCTCTTGCTGTCGCTACTCCTGCAGGCCCTCCTGGGGGCCATCCCTGGTGCACAAGCTGAATGTCCGGCCCCAGCGGTCCTGAAGCCCGCCGATGGGCCTCGCCTCTGTGCCCGCCTCTATGACAAGAGCGATCCCTACTATGAGAACTGCTGTGCGGGAGCTGAGTTGAGCCTGGAACCCGGGACTGACCTGCCCTACCTGCCCTCCGACTGGCATCGCACTGCCTCCTCCCTGGTGGTGGGGCCCCGCTGTGAGATCACTGTTTGGTCTCGAAAGGGTAAGGCTGGCAAGACCCGCAAGTTCTCATCAGGATCCTACCCTCGGTTAGCCGAGTTTCGCCTGGGGATATTTGGAGATTGGAACAATGCCATCGCAGCTCTGTACTGCAAGTGTACCTAA